The Dunckerocampus dactyliophorus isolate RoL2022-P2 chromosome 16, RoL_Ddac_1.1, whole genome shotgun sequence genome includes a window with the following:
- the rbm27 gene encoding RNA-binding protein 27 isoform X2 has translation MIIENVDALKSWLAKLLEPICDADPSALANYVVALVKKDKPEKELKALCADQLDVFLQKETGGFVDKLFECLTTKNYQGNPVAKEAPKEEVILPAAKSDAVEVEALEEERENRRRRSPLRNRSDFNESRSRDDRRRDERKRRDFDRHGKSSSGDSHRERERHERRRGSSRGRSYSRSRSRSRSGSRGKSRGRDFKSKFEVERKDADGYNSSTTGGSQQPQQLTSPLLHPFSSTAGGPPGLGGLPVATLAHMPDGTTDSWSGYYGTKRQDVIGKPFSNKSLPRKQRCRDYDEKGFCVRGDLCPFDHGNDPLIVDDVSLPNIIPFPPPPVMPPAGLPMPPPITEPPPSLRIPPPPMPPYGQPPPPGVFSLTGPPLITTSGIETPNHQSAITSSPPIGPPGVGLPPNLPLPPPPPPSSSSVSLRPRYAQSEYNYDPEGYNPESPGLTGAGRNQYRQFIPRVQTQRSNLIGLTSNEGQGCRAANIVIQTEPATTASTPGSFNTEQHNRKRTLGCTIAEGPTVKKPWMQKPNFNHQHKGGFPKRNFHVNTKLEVRNIPPDLNTITKLNEHFSKFGTIVNIQVVFGGDPEAALIQFTTNEEARRAMHCVEAVLNNRFINMRWHRKSNMLGVHPLDQISGSTVAGPQGIKQHNPAVYVLNKHRSPVAVGATSTPDNQNPIAEAANVAPALTNTQKGPSYTSNPLKLSSKCLGKTAKALEAQEALKKKQEALKLQQDLRKKKQEMLKTQIECQKALINRLEKNRGMKPEERANIMKTLKELTEKIDQLQNEMNPASQVSKANHNQPKTKTDAQKELLDAELDFHKKMSSGEDTTDLKRKLGLLQKEATQLGILRSPTGQGRGRGRGKTPPEAGAAHVGRARGRSRDMPGRGGSGAVNRMVVDHRPRALSIVGVTQEEKEELMQHFVNFGDIEDLRDQDAAGVVVTFKTRSEAENAANQGAKFKDRVLQISWYKPKTPSVTTEPEEEESKDDDNTQKEGSSYLPGEEEEEEEDDDEDDKYESRSWRR, from the exons ATGATTATAGAGAATGTGGACGCCCTGAAGTCGTGGTTGGCAAAACTACTGGAGCCAAT ATGTGATGCTGATCCCTCTGCATTAGCCAATTATGTTGTGGCTCTCGTGAAGAAGGACAAACCGGAGAAGGAGCTCAAAGCGCTCTGTGCCGATCAGCTCGACGTCTTCTTGCAAAaag AGACTGGAGGCTTTGTGGATAAACTTTTTGAATGCCTGACGACCAAGAACTACCAGGGGAACCCCGTTGCCAAGGAAGCTCCTAAAGAGGAGGTCATCCTTCCTGCAGCTAAGTCAGATGCTGTGGAA gttgagGCTCTagaggaggagagagaaaaCAGGCGGAGGAGAAGCCCTCTGAGGAACCGTTCTGACTTCAACGAGTCCAG GAGTCGCGATGACAGGAGGCGGGACGAGCGCAAGAGGCGGGACTTTGATCGGCATGGGAAAAGCAGCAGTGGCGACTCCCATCGCGAGCGGGAGCGGCATGAGCGCCGCCGGGGGAGCTCCCGCGGGAGGAGCTACAGCAGGAGCCGAAGCCGGAGCAGGAGTGGCAGCCGGGGAAAGAGCAGGGGGCGAG ACTTCAAGTCCAAGTTTGAGGTGGAGAGGAAGGATGCGGACGGCTACAACTCGTCCACCACTGGCGGCTCCCAGCAGCCTCAGCAGCTCACTTCGCCTCTCCTGCACCCCTTCTCGTCCACTGCAGGCGGCCCGCCGGGGCTCGGAGGCCTTCCCGTGGCAACACTGGCGCACATGCCCGACGGAACCACAGACAGCTGGTCTGGCTACTATGGCACAAAGAGACAAGACGTCATCGGCAAGCCATTCAGCAATAAGAGCCTTCCACGCAAACAGCGGTGCAGGGATTATGATG AAAAGGGATTCTGTGTCCGTGGTGACCTTTGCCCATTTGATCACGGCAATGACCCCCTCATCGTGGACGACGTCAGCCTACCTAACATAATCCCTTTCCCGCCACCACCCGTGATGCCCCCTGCTGGCCTGCCCATGCCGCCGCCCATCACTGAGCCGCCCCCCTCCCTCAGGATACCCCCACCGCCAATGCCACCTTACGGTCAGCCACCACCACCCGGTGTCTTCTCATTGACTG GACCTCCACTGATAACAACCAGTGGAATCGAAACCCCCAACCACCAATCCGCAATCACATCATCGCCCCCTATTGGACCGCCTGGAGTGGGATTGCCGCCTAATCTTCCTCTGCCTCCTCCGCCGCCTCCCTCCTCATCATCGGTGTCACTCCGCCCAAGATATGCCCAGTCTGAAT ATAACTACGACCCAGAGGGCTATAACCCAGAATCACCAGGACTGACCGGAGCGGGTCGCAACCAGTATCGGCAGTTCATACCCCGAGTGCAGACGCAGCGCTCCAACCTCATTGGCCTCACATCCAATGAGGGGCAAGGCTGCAGAG CTGCCAACATAGTGATCCAGACGGAGCCAGCCACTACTGCCAGCACACCAGGAAGTTTCAACACAGAGCAGCACAACAGGAAGAGGACCCTGGGCTGCACGATAGCTGAGGGGCCAACGGTTAAAAAACCGTGGATGCAAAA gCCAAACTTTAACCACCAGCACAAGGGTGGCTTCCCGAAGAGGAATTTCCACGTGAACACCAAGCTGGAGGTGCGCAATATCCCACCTGACCTCAACACCATCACCAAGCTCAACGAGCACTTCAGCAAGTTCGGGACCATCGTGAACATTCAG GTGGTGTTTGGTGGCGACCCTGAGGCGGCGTTGATCCAGTTCACGACTAACGAGGAAGCCAGACGGGCCATGCACTGCGTGGAGGCTGTCCTCAATAACCGCTTCATCAACATGCGCTGGCACCGCAAGTCCAACATGCTGGGGGTTCACCCACTGGATCAGATCTCGGGGAGCACAGTGGCTGGGCCTCAG GGGATCAAGCAGCACAACCCTGCGGTGTACGTGTTAAACAAGCATCGCTCACCAGTCGCAGTTGGCGCCACGAGCACCCCTGACAACCAGAACCCTATCGCGGAAGCTGCCAAC GTGGCGCCGGCGCTGACAAACACCCAGAAGGGCCCCTCTTACACTTCCAACCCGCTCAAGTTGTCCTCCAAGTGCCTCGGGAAAACAGCAAAAGCACTGGAAGCACAGGAAGCCCTTAAAAAGAAACAG gagGCGTTAAAACTCCAGCAAGACTTGCGAAAGAAGAAACAAGAAATGTTAAAGACGCAGATTGAATGTCAGAAG GCGCTGATTAACCGTCTGGAGAAGAACCGAGGCATGAAACCCGAGGAAAGAGCCAACATCATGAAAACCCTGAAGGAGCTGACCGAAAAGATAGACCAGCTCCAGAACGAGATGAATCCAGCCTCCCAGGTGTCCAAAGCCAATCACAACCAGCCCAAGACGAAGACTGAC GCCCAGAaggagctgctggatgctgagctGGACTTCCACAAGAAGATGAGCTCTGGTGAAGACACAACAGACCTCAAGAGGAAACTGGGGCTGCTACAGAAAGAG GCAACACAACTGGGCATCCTACGATCCCCGACGGGTCAAGGCCGTGGCCGGGGGCGAGGGAAGACGCCGCCGGAAGCCGGCGCAGCGCACGTCGGTCGCGCCAGGGGCCGCAGCCGTGACATGCCGGGCCGCGGTGGGAGCGGCGCTGTCAACCGCATGGTGGTAGACCACCGACCCAGAGCCCTGTCTATCGTGGGGGTCActcaggaggagaaggaggagctcATGCAGCACTTTGTG AATTTTGGTGATATTGAGGATCTCCGTGACCAGGACGCCGCCGGTGTCGTCGTGACCTTTAAGACTCGGAGTGAAGCAGAGAAT GCTGCCAACCAGGGAGCGAAGTTCAAAGATCGCGTGTTGCAGATCTCCTGGTACAAGCCCAAGACGCCCTCTGTCACGACGGAGCCAGAGGAAGAGGAGTCAAAAGATGACGACAACACG CAGAAGGAAGGAAGCTCCTATTTGCCCggcgaggaggaagaagaggaagaggacgaCGACGAAGACGACAAGTACGAAAGCCGATCTTGGCGACGATGA
- the rbm27 gene encoding RNA-binding protein 27 isoform X4: MIIENVDALKSWLAKLLEPICDADPSALANYVVALVKKDKPEKELKALCADQLDVFLQKETGGFVDKLFECLTTKNYQGNPVAKEAPKEEVILPAAKSDAVEVEALEEERENRRRRSPLRNRSDFNESRSRDDRRRDERKRRDFDRHGKSSSGDSHRERERHERRRGSSRGRSYSRSRSRSRSGSRGKSRGRDFKSKFEVERKDADGYNSSTTGGSQQPQQLTSPLLHPFSSTAGGPPGLGGLPVATLAHMPDGTTDSWSGYYGTKRQDVIGKPFSNKSLPRKQRCRDYDEKGFCVRGDLCPFDHGNDPLIVDDVSLPNIIPFPPPPVMPPAGLPMPPPITEPPPSLRIPPPPMPPYGQPPPPGVFSLTDNYDPEGYNPESPGLTGAGRNQYRQFIPRVQTQRSNLIGLTSNEGQGCRAANIVIQTEPATTASTPGSFNTEQHNRKRTLGCTIAEGPTVKKPWMQKPNFNHQHKGGFPKRNFHVNTKLEVRNIPPDLNTITKLNEHFSKFGTIVNIQVVFGGDPEAALIQFTTNEEARRAMHCVEAVLNNRFINMRWHRKSNMLGVHPLDQISGSTVAGPQQGIKQHNPAVYVLNKHRSPVAVGATSTPDNQNPIAEAANVAPALTNTQKGPSYTSNPLKLSSKCLGKTAKALEAQEALKKKQEALKLQQDLRKKKQEMLKTQIECQKALINRLEKNRGMKPEERANIMKTLKELTEKIDQLQNEMNPASQVSKANHNQPKTKTDAQKELLDAELDFHKKMSSGEDTTDLKRKLGLLQKEATQLGILRSPTGQGRGRGRGKTPPEAGAAHVGRARGRSRDMPGRGGSGAVNRMVVDHRPRALSIVGVTQEEKEELMQHFVNFGDIEDLRDQDAAGVVVTFKTRSEAENAANQGAKFKDRVLQISWYKPKTPSVTTEPEEEESKDDDNTQKEGSSYLPGEEEEEEEDDDEDDKYESRSWRR; the protein is encoded by the exons ATGATTATAGAGAATGTGGACGCCCTGAAGTCGTGGTTGGCAAAACTACTGGAGCCAAT ATGTGATGCTGATCCCTCTGCATTAGCCAATTATGTTGTGGCTCTCGTGAAGAAGGACAAACCGGAGAAGGAGCTCAAAGCGCTCTGTGCCGATCAGCTCGACGTCTTCTTGCAAAaag AGACTGGAGGCTTTGTGGATAAACTTTTTGAATGCCTGACGACCAAGAACTACCAGGGGAACCCCGTTGCCAAGGAAGCTCCTAAAGAGGAGGTCATCCTTCCTGCAGCTAAGTCAGATGCTGTGGAA gttgagGCTCTagaggaggagagagaaaaCAGGCGGAGGAGAAGCCCTCTGAGGAACCGTTCTGACTTCAACGAGTCCAG GAGTCGCGATGACAGGAGGCGGGACGAGCGCAAGAGGCGGGACTTTGATCGGCATGGGAAAAGCAGCAGTGGCGACTCCCATCGCGAGCGGGAGCGGCATGAGCGCCGCCGGGGGAGCTCCCGCGGGAGGAGCTACAGCAGGAGCCGAAGCCGGAGCAGGAGTGGCAGCCGGGGAAAGAGCAGGGGGCGAG ACTTCAAGTCCAAGTTTGAGGTGGAGAGGAAGGATGCGGACGGCTACAACTCGTCCACCACTGGCGGCTCCCAGCAGCCTCAGCAGCTCACTTCGCCTCTCCTGCACCCCTTCTCGTCCACTGCAGGCGGCCCGCCGGGGCTCGGAGGCCTTCCCGTGGCAACACTGGCGCACATGCCCGACGGAACCACAGACAGCTGGTCTGGCTACTATGGCACAAAGAGACAAGACGTCATCGGCAAGCCATTCAGCAATAAGAGCCTTCCACGCAAACAGCGGTGCAGGGATTATGATG AAAAGGGATTCTGTGTCCGTGGTGACCTTTGCCCATTTGATCACGGCAATGACCCCCTCATCGTGGACGACGTCAGCCTACCTAACATAATCCCTTTCCCGCCACCACCCGTGATGCCCCCTGCTGGCCTGCCCATGCCGCCGCCCATCACTGAGCCGCCCCCCTCCCTCAGGATACCCCCACCGCCAATGCCACCTTACGGTCAGCCACCACCACCCGGTGTCTTCTCATTGACTG ATAACTACGACCCAGAGGGCTATAACCCAGAATCACCAGGACTGACCGGAGCGGGTCGCAACCAGTATCGGCAGTTCATACCCCGAGTGCAGACGCAGCGCTCCAACCTCATTGGCCTCACATCCAATGAGGGGCAAGGCTGCAGAG CTGCCAACATAGTGATCCAGACGGAGCCAGCCACTACTGCCAGCACACCAGGAAGTTTCAACACAGAGCAGCACAACAGGAAGAGGACCCTGGGCTGCACGATAGCTGAGGGGCCAACGGTTAAAAAACCGTGGATGCAAAA gCCAAACTTTAACCACCAGCACAAGGGTGGCTTCCCGAAGAGGAATTTCCACGTGAACACCAAGCTGGAGGTGCGCAATATCCCACCTGACCTCAACACCATCACCAAGCTCAACGAGCACTTCAGCAAGTTCGGGACCATCGTGAACATTCAG GTGGTGTTTGGTGGCGACCCTGAGGCGGCGTTGATCCAGTTCACGACTAACGAGGAAGCCAGACGGGCCATGCACTGCGTGGAGGCTGTCCTCAATAACCGCTTCATCAACATGCGCTGGCACCGCAAGTCCAACATGCTGGGGGTTCACCCACTGGATCAGATCTCGGGGAGCACAGTGGCTGGGCCTCAG CAGGGGATCAAGCAGCACAACCCTGCGGTGTACGTGTTAAACAAGCATCGCTCACCAGTCGCAGTTGGCGCCACGAGCACCCCTGACAACCAGAACCCTATCGCGGAAGCTGCCAAC GTGGCGCCGGCGCTGACAAACACCCAGAAGGGCCCCTCTTACACTTCCAACCCGCTCAAGTTGTCCTCCAAGTGCCTCGGGAAAACAGCAAAAGCACTGGAAGCACAGGAAGCCCTTAAAAAGAAACAG gagGCGTTAAAACTCCAGCAAGACTTGCGAAAGAAGAAACAAGAAATGTTAAAGACGCAGATTGAATGTCAGAAG GCGCTGATTAACCGTCTGGAGAAGAACCGAGGCATGAAACCCGAGGAAAGAGCCAACATCATGAAAACCCTGAAGGAGCTGACCGAAAAGATAGACCAGCTCCAGAACGAGATGAATCCAGCCTCCCAGGTGTCCAAAGCCAATCACAACCAGCCCAAGACGAAGACTGAC GCCCAGAaggagctgctggatgctgagctGGACTTCCACAAGAAGATGAGCTCTGGTGAAGACACAACAGACCTCAAGAGGAAACTGGGGCTGCTACAGAAAGAG GCAACACAACTGGGCATCCTACGATCCCCGACGGGTCAAGGCCGTGGCCGGGGGCGAGGGAAGACGCCGCCGGAAGCCGGCGCAGCGCACGTCGGTCGCGCCAGGGGCCGCAGCCGTGACATGCCGGGCCGCGGTGGGAGCGGCGCTGTCAACCGCATGGTGGTAGACCACCGACCCAGAGCCCTGTCTATCGTGGGGGTCActcaggaggagaaggaggagctcATGCAGCACTTTGTG AATTTTGGTGATATTGAGGATCTCCGTGACCAGGACGCCGCCGGTGTCGTCGTGACCTTTAAGACTCGGAGTGAAGCAGAGAAT GCTGCCAACCAGGGAGCGAAGTTCAAAGATCGCGTGTTGCAGATCTCCTGGTACAAGCCCAAGACGCCCTCTGTCACGACGGAGCCAGAGGAAGAGGAGTCAAAAGATGACGACAACACG CAGAAGGAAGGAAGCTCCTATTTGCCCggcgaggaggaagaagaggaagaggacgaCGACGAAGACGACAAGTACGAAAGCCGATCTTGGCGACGATGA
- the rbm27 gene encoding RNA-binding protein 27 isoform X3, whose protein sequence is MIIENVDALKSWLAKLLEPICDADPSALANYVVALVKKDKPEKELKALCADQLDVFLQKETGGFVDKLFECLTTKNYQGNPVAKEAPKEEVILPAAKSDAVEVEALEEERENRRRRSPLRNRSDFNESRSRDDRRRDERKRRDFDRHGKSSSGDSHRERERHERRRGSSRGRSYSRSRSRSRSGSRGKSRGRDFKSKFEVERKDADGYNSSTTGGSQQPQQLTSPLLHPFSSTAGGPPGLGGLPVATLAHMPDGTTDSWSGYYGTKRQDVIGKPFSNKSLPRKQRCRDYDEKGFCVRGDLCPFDHGNDPLIVDDVSLPNIIPFPPPPVMPPAGLPMPPPITEPPPSLRIPPPPMPPYGQPPPPGVFSLTGPPLITTSGIETPNHQSAITSSPPIGPPGVGLPPNLPLPPPPPPSSSSVSLRPRYAQSEYNYDPEGYNPESPGLTGAGRNQYRQFIPRVQTQRSNLIGLTSNEGQGCRAANIVIQTEPATTASTPGSFNTEQHNRKRTLGCTIAEGPTVKKPWMQKPNFNHQHKGGFPKRNFHVNTKLEVRNIPPDLNTITKLNEHFSKFGTIVNIQVVFGGDPEAALIQFTTNEEARRAMHCVEAVLNNRFINMRWHRKSNMLGVHPLDQISGSTVAGPQQGIKQHNPAVYVLNKHRSPVAVGATSTPDNQNPIAEAANVAPALTNTQKGPSYTSNPLKLSSKCLGKTAKALEAQEALKKKQEALKLQQDLRKKKQEMLKTQIECQKALINRLEKNRGMKPEERANIMKTLKELTEKIDQLQNEMNPASQVSKANHNQPKTKTDAQKELLDAELDFHKKMSSGEDTTDLKRKLGLLQKEATQLGILRSPTGQGRGRGRGKTPPEAGAAHVGRARGRSRDMPGRGGSGAVNRMVVDHRPRALSIVGVTQEEKEELMQHFVNFGDIEDLRDQDAAGVVVTFKTRSEAENAANQGAKFKDRVLQISWYKPKTPSVTTEPEEEESKDDDNTKEGSSYLPGEEEEEEEDDDEDDKYESRSWRR, encoded by the exons ATGATTATAGAGAATGTGGACGCCCTGAAGTCGTGGTTGGCAAAACTACTGGAGCCAAT ATGTGATGCTGATCCCTCTGCATTAGCCAATTATGTTGTGGCTCTCGTGAAGAAGGACAAACCGGAGAAGGAGCTCAAAGCGCTCTGTGCCGATCAGCTCGACGTCTTCTTGCAAAaag AGACTGGAGGCTTTGTGGATAAACTTTTTGAATGCCTGACGACCAAGAACTACCAGGGGAACCCCGTTGCCAAGGAAGCTCCTAAAGAGGAGGTCATCCTTCCTGCAGCTAAGTCAGATGCTGTGGAA gttgagGCTCTagaggaggagagagaaaaCAGGCGGAGGAGAAGCCCTCTGAGGAACCGTTCTGACTTCAACGAGTCCAG GAGTCGCGATGACAGGAGGCGGGACGAGCGCAAGAGGCGGGACTTTGATCGGCATGGGAAAAGCAGCAGTGGCGACTCCCATCGCGAGCGGGAGCGGCATGAGCGCCGCCGGGGGAGCTCCCGCGGGAGGAGCTACAGCAGGAGCCGAAGCCGGAGCAGGAGTGGCAGCCGGGGAAAGAGCAGGGGGCGAG ACTTCAAGTCCAAGTTTGAGGTGGAGAGGAAGGATGCGGACGGCTACAACTCGTCCACCACTGGCGGCTCCCAGCAGCCTCAGCAGCTCACTTCGCCTCTCCTGCACCCCTTCTCGTCCACTGCAGGCGGCCCGCCGGGGCTCGGAGGCCTTCCCGTGGCAACACTGGCGCACATGCCCGACGGAACCACAGACAGCTGGTCTGGCTACTATGGCACAAAGAGACAAGACGTCATCGGCAAGCCATTCAGCAATAAGAGCCTTCCACGCAAACAGCGGTGCAGGGATTATGATG AAAAGGGATTCTGTGTCCGTGGTGACCTTTGCCCATTTGATCACGGCAATGACCCCCTCATCGTGGACGACGTCAGCCTACCTAACATAATCCCTTTCCCGCCACCACCCGTGATGCCCCCTGCTGGCCTGCCCATGCCGCCGCCCATCACTGAGCCGCCCCCCTCCCTCAGGATACCCCCACCGCCAATGCCACCTTACGGTCAGCCACCACCACCCGGTGTCTTCTCATTGACTG GACCTCCACTGATAACAACCAGTGGAATCGAAACCCCCAACCACCAATCCGCAATCACATCATCGCCCCCTATTGGACCGCCTGGAGTGGGATTGCCGCCTAATCTTCCTCTGCCTCCTCCGCCGCCTCCCTCCTCATCATCGGTGTCACTCCGCCCAAGATATGCCCAGTCTGAAT ATAACTACGACCCAGAGGGCTATAACCCAGAATCACCAGGACTGACCGGAGCGGGTCGCAACCAGTATCGGCAGTTCATACCCCGAGTGCAGACGCAGCGCTCCAACCTCATTGGCCTCACATCCAATGAGGGGCAAGGCTGCAGAG CTGCCAACATAGTGATCCAGACGGAGCCAGCCACTACTGCCAGCACACCAGGAAGTTTCAACACAGAGCAGCACAACAGGAAGAGGACCCTGGGCTGCACGATAGCTGAGGGGCCAACGGTTAAAAAACCGTGGATGCAAAA gCCAAACTTTAACCACCAGCACAAGGGTGGCTTCCCGAAGAGGAATTTCCACGTGAACACCAAGCTGGAGGTGCGCAATATCCCACCTGACCTCAACACCATCACCAAGCTCAACGAGCACTTCAGCAAGTTCGGGACCATCGTGAACATTCAG GTGGTGTTTGGTGGCGACCCTGAGGCGGCGTTGATCCAGTTCACGACTAACGAGGAAGCCAGACGGGCCATGCACTGCGTGGAGGCTGTCCTCAATAACCGCTTCATCAACATGCGCTGGCACCGCAAGTCCAACATGCTGGGGGTTCACCCACTGGATCAGATCTCGGGGAGCACAGTGGCTGGGCCTCAG CAGGGGATCAAGCAGCACAACCCTGCGGTGTACGTGTTAAACAAGCATCGCTCACCAGTCGCAGTTGGCGCCACGAGCACCCCTGACAACCAGAACCCTATCGCGGAAGCTGCCAAC GTGGCGCCGGCGCTGACAAACACCCAGAAGGGCCCCTCTTACACTTCCAACCCGCTCAAGTTGTCCTCCAAGTGCCTCGGGAAAACAGCAAAAGCACTGGAAGCACAGGAAGCCCTTAAAAAGAAACAG gagGCGTTAAAACTCCAGCAAGACTTGCGAAAGAAGAAACAAGAAATGTTAAAGACGCAGATTGAATGTCAGAAG GCGCTGATTAACCGTCTGGAGAAGAACCGAGGCATGAAACCCGAGGAAAGAGCCAACATCATGAAAACCCTGAAGGAGCTGACCGAAAAGATAGACCAGCTCCAGAACGAGATGAATCCAGCCTCCCAGGTGTCCAAAGCCAATCACAACCAGCCCAAGACGAAGACTGAC GCCCAGAaggagctgctggatgctgagctGGACTTCCACAAGAAGATGAGCTCTGGTGAAGACACAACAGACCTCAAGAGGAAACTGGGGCTGCTACAGAAAGAG GCAACACAACTGGGCATCCTACGATCCCCGACGGGTCAAGGCCGTGGCCGGGGGCGAGGGAAGACGCCGCCGGAAGCCGGCGCAGCGCACGTCGGTCGCGCCAGGGGCCGCAGCCGTGACATGCCGGGCCGCGGTGGGAGCGGCGCTGTCAACCGCATGGTGGTAGACCACCGACCCAGAGCCCTGTCTATCGTGGGGGTCActcaggaggagaaggaggagctcATGCAGCACTTTGTG AATTTTGGTGATATTGAGGATCTCCGTGACCAGGACGCCGCCGGTGTCGTCGTGACCTTTAAGACTCGGAGTGAAGCAGAGAAT GCTGCCAACCAGGGAGCGAAGTTCAAAGATCGCGTGTTGCAGATCTCCTGGTACAAGCCCAAGACGCCCTCTGTCACGACGGAGCCAGAGGAAGAGGAGTCAAAAGATGACGACAACACG AAGGAAGGAAGCTCCTATTTGCCCggcgaggaggaagaagaggaagaggacgaCGACGAAGACGACAAGTACGAAAGCCGATCTTGGCGACGATGA